In Corythoichthys intestinalis isolate RoL2023-P3 chromosome 4, ASM3026506v1, whole genome shotgun sequence, a genomic segment contains:
- the LOC130914695 gene encoding coxsackievirus and adenovirus receptor homolog: MYMVMMWHLLWPSVLLGVFFNICPTCPLEIQKERNHYYVARGSSVQLPCAYTHTVDSQQYTEVFWSIVSADQEEQPIIWFTGGRLYSDLYKPMEGRVHFTSADPQNGDASIIIKDVRPSDMEMYRCLVKKLPELDQKILDLTIMEAPSQPLCSVDEEDNSMTLKCSSLQGTPPLHYIWSKTSGNKVLPTQAIVDPTGGTFHFNFTERECGSYRCTVESMVGTKHCDLHLDCSLPQANYVSSPQLLTTTAVAAIVVTITIFFIVTVVLAVFRYRKRKDQSQEIEIEK, translated from the coding sequence ATGTACATGGTGATGATGTGGCACCTCCTTTGGCCTTCTGTCCTCCTGggagtgtttttcaacatttgcCCAACATGCCCTCTGGAAATCCAGAAGGAAAGGAACCACTACTACGTCGCCCGGGGGTCAAGTGTCCAGCTACCCTGTGCGTACACTCACACCGTGGACTCTCAGCAGTACACAGAGGTCTTTTGGAGTATTGTGTCTGCAGACCAAGAGGAGCAACCGATCATTTGGTTTACGGGCGGCCGCTTGTATTCCGATTTGTACAAACCAATGGAGGGGAGGGTCCACTTCACGTCAGCAGATCCCCAAAATGGAGACGCATCCATCATCATCAAAGATGTACGTCCGTCAGACATGGAGATGTACCGCTGTCTGGTGAAGAAGTTACCAGAACTGGACCAGAAGATCTTAGACCTGACAATCATGGAGGCACCCAGTCAGCCTCTGTGCAGTGTGGACGAAGAAGACAACAGTATGACGCTCAAATGCAGCTCTCTGCAAGGCACCCCACCTTTGCATTACATCTGGTCCAAGACCAGTGGAAATAAGGTCTTACCTACACAGGCCATTGTCGACCCCACAGGAGGCACCTTTCATTTCAACTTCACCGAGCGGGAGTGTGGAAGCTATCGCTGCACAGTGGAAAGTATGGTGGGCACCAAACACTGTGACCTTCACCTCGACTGTTCGCTGCCCCAGGCCAACTATGTGAGCAGTCCACAATTGCTGACAACCACTGCAGTCGCTGCCATCGTTGTCACTATCACCATATTCTTCATTGTCACAGTTGTCCTTGCCGTTTTCCGCTACCGCAAACGAAAAGATCAGTCCCAGGAAATTGAAATAGAAAAATAA